In one Arachis duranensis cultivar V14167 chromosome 9, aradu.V14167.gnm2.J7QH, whole genome shotgun sequence genomic region, the following are encoded:
- the LOC107465026 gene encoding uncharacterized protein LOC107465026, with translation MPLVEFAYNNSYHVSIGMAPYEALYGRKCQSPLCWYEYEETSLLGLKLVAETAEQIKKIRSQMLTAQSRQNSYANRRRKSLEFDEGDYVFLSVTPITGVGRAIKAKKLNPRYIDPFQNLKRIGPVAYRIALPPHHSNLHDVFHVSQLQKYTFDASHILEPESVQMKEDLMLQVTPVRIDDTSIKRLCGKEVSLVKVVWSRAEIEEHTWELESKMRKDYPHLFSGN, from the coding sequence ATGCCGCTAGTGGAGTTTGCGTATAATAACAGTTACCATGTGAGtatcggaatggctccgtatgaggctttGTATGGGAGAAAGTGTCAATCCCCACTATGCTGGTATGAATATGAGGAAACAAGTTTGTTAGGGCTTAAGTTAGTAGCTGAAACTGCTGAACAAATTAAGAAAATTCGAAGCCAAATGCTTACCGCTCAGAGTCGCCAAAATAGCTACGCCAATCGGAGACGAAAATCGTTAGAATTTGATGAAGGAGATTATGTATTCCTAAGTGTTACTCCAATAACAGGAGTGGGAAGAGCAATTAAGGCAAAGAAATTAAATCCTCGTTATATCGATCCGTTTCAGAACCTGAAGAGAATTGGGCCGGTGGCGTATCGAATAGCTCTACCACCACATCAttcgaacctgcacgacgtgtttcacgtgtcgcagcttcagAAATACACCTTTGATGCTAGCCATATTTTAGAACCTGAATCTGTTCAAATGAAAGAGGATTTAATGCTTCAAGTGACTCCGGTTCGAATTGATGACACTAGTATTAAGCGATTATGCGGAAAGGAAGTCTCATTAGTAAAAGTTGTTTGGAGTcgagctgaaattgaggaacacacttgggaacttgagtcaaAAATGAGAAAAGACTATCCACACCTATTTTCAGGTAACTGA